The sequence ggcttcaccctagcaaaagaaatttagttacgcatactcataattgaaatccaagaaaatatcattaagaagaaaagaacgaaaacacctgaaagttgtgaaaacccaaaaccctagcaattgctctccacaatgcaaagttcaaaagtgaaaaagaagtccTTAATTCCTTGTGAGAAAGAGCTTAAATACCCCTTAAAACCTAGCTGCCAATGTACAGCTTTTCCATccccacaaggaaactaattaaaataaaataaaactaggaaataaagtccaaattggaataggagaatctgcccaaaatctgcccagccacgtttttgccccaaatctcctccaaatctggcccaagatagcttgttttaaagataaaaatgttcTGAACACTTCTCTAGAAGGCCACGAACCCATCCGAGGTCATCTTGTGCTCCAAAAacgcaataaaagcccaacaCGTCACTATTCCAGCACCGCACactgctcctttattttattgccagaaaataaccgcttggaagaaaaatctgaaattttgatacgatcaagctaagtgactcaagaacgtcctccaactggaattactccaaaattcctccatttgattatgttttgctccAGAGAGAGTCGAAAGTCCtatattggaaatataattcaaagtatcaaaattcttccaaaatattaaccaaaatatactaagaatgaggttaaatatataatataaaatatgtccATCACTTTAGGAGAGTTTTTCTAGACCTTTTTGAAGTAGGGTTTAGTTGTTTTATACTATATAAGGTCACCCTAGGATCTCTTCATACGATCATCTTTTCCATCATCTCCCCATATACAACTTTCATACACCCACAAATatatcagagagagagagagccaagaatTTGTTCTCGCTGTGTTGCTGTGGAGAATCCAGAGATCAAGTCCATCTGCCAAATTGGTTTTATGACAACAATTCTcttgtttatcttttttttttgtcatgaaCTAATTTTCCTTGCTAGGGCTACGATGTAGCCTAATCATgaatacttaatttttatagttatattaatttttgatTATTATCCCATGTTGAGTATTTGTTACTGttcttaattaatgatttaaatatctagctaatatttaattgatgaTCCAAGCGGAGACCGAGAGGagatgtttggtgtttgcttcttGTAACAAATACCATGACTTGAATGAGTGCCCGAGAGGGACTAACATGACTCATGCAGTTTTCTTGTAGGTTCTCATAGAACTTAATGGGTTCTTGGTTTTCTAAATCCGTTGCTCGAGAGAGAATGAGTTGTTAATTGAGAATACTTTTGGTTGAGCCCGAGAGGGGATATCGAATAAATTAGGAGAAACCAACTGTCAACATGGATAGTAATTAGGGTTAATTGGCTATAGGAATTAAGTAGAATTGGTTATGGTGAAATCGGATGCTCTAGTGTCTCATCAACTTGATTTTCcaacattaattaaattgctatttttcataattgtttTAGCTTACTTAAATCAATCAATCTTCTTAATCAACTGTTCAAataaattctaaattaatcATAACTGGTAGTTACTAGGAAATTACAGTCTTCGTGGGAACGACACTCTACTTATTTCTATATTACTTGTACGAATTGTGCGCTTGTAATAATTTCACAACAATTATGCTGATGATGGATATGTACATAGAATGATGAAAAGTAGAAGACATATGTTGTCTAATAATGGACTGTTCTAAATAAGTGTTGTTTCTTTTTACATCTTTGGATCATATTCTTTGATGCACTCTGACATACAAATTAGATGAAATATGTGAGAGAAAGAATCAGATTAAACTACTTGGTATCAAAACTCGAAAAGTATCACCAAAATGCAGCTTGTCTATTCCGGGGAAGCTTCCTTTTTCGTCGGCGACGTTTCCTCTTTGGCATCCTGTGATGGTGATGGTTCCTTTTTGGTAtctggtgatggtgatggttcCTTTTTGGTATAAGTAGTACTTCTCTTTATAAGATCTCCAAATCTTCGCAGCAatgctttcttcttccttgaaTTTTCAGCTTGAGTCCCATCTAGATGATCATAATCATCTGAATGGAGTGTTTCTCCATCATCTGTGAATGTAAAAGAAGAATTTCTCCGGTGATGCGTAGCTGAGCCTGGCGAATCTACCTCGAATATCGAGCCTTTGAGAGCCTCATCTATTTCAATCtcatgatcatcatcatcaacttcctcGTGTgtgtttgaaattttgagcTCCTTAAGATTGAAACTGAAAACTTTGCCAAATAAGCCTCCATTTTGAGATGCTGCAGCTTCCTTATCCTCCTTTGATGATGTTTTCTCTTTATCTTCCTTTTTGGCATCCCCTGACATTGGTGGTTTCTCTTTACCAGCATCCTCCTTTTTTAACTCCTTCAGTGGTTTTTTCTCCTTGACCTCCTTCTTCACTTCCTTTGAAGATAGTTTCTCCTTAGCCTCCTTTTTCGACTCCTTATCCTTTGATGGtgttttctccttctcctcttTCTTACCATCCTTTTCCTTTGATGGCgatttctctttctcctccttcTTCGACGATTCAATGAGCAACCGCTTTAACTCCTTAATGTTTTCATGAGCTGCAATTTCATTTACCCTATAATTTTCGTTTTCGCGGGTAAGGAAATTCAAGGCATCCCCCTTTTCAGTCAGGGTATCTTTCAGCTGAGAATTTTCGGCTTGAGCAATGGCTGTAGCTCCTTTTGCAACATTTGCTTCATTTAAGGCCTGTTTAAGTATGTCTCGCAACTTGCTATTTTCCTCCTTTGATACCATGGCCCTGTTATCCGTCTCCAGAAGCAACTCATGCAATCTAAAGTTCTCTTGCTGTGCAGCATATCTATCTTCTTCAGCTCTTCTAATGCAATCAACAAAACCAGTTTCTTTCCCGCTCCATGCCAAAACTGACTCCTCGTGTTCTATTTTCAACCTGGCAGCAGTATTTTTGTACCTCTCAGCTTCTTTCTTTGCTTCATTCAATAGTGCTTTATAACTTTCCTCACTGCTCTTTAACATCGTATTCAAGCATTCTTCTTGTGATCTTGAGTGCTCTAACTCTGCTTGGGTCACGCAGAGTTTATCTTTCAACTGGTTGGCTTCTGTTGCAACTTCTTTCAGTGCAAAAGCCAAGTCATCCATTGCCTTCTTTCCGTTTTCTTCAGCTTCCGCTGTCAACTTCAGTTCACGTTTAAGCACTCCCATCTCCTCAAGTAATTTATGAGCCTTGGATGAAGCAAGTTGCTCCTTCTTTTGGGCATCAACCAGACTCTCCTTTGTTAGCTGAATCTCAGATTTTAGACTCTCTAATTCCTCCTCCTTGGAAAGATTATTTTCGAGGTGATCATGATAATGAGACGTACTACGGTCTTGACTATTTTGAGCAGATTCATCTTCCCCTTTCtccaatttgtttttaatcGAAGCAATCTCGAACTTTGCCTCTTCAAGAAAAACCTTGGTTTGCTCAAGTTGGTTTGTCTGGGTGATCAATGAATCAAGAATTCTTGCTTCTGattgctttctcttctctatTTCCATCTCCAACTCCCGAATTCTCTCGTCACTTTCGGACAATAAAGCCTTCATGTCAGCCTCAGAGGTTTCCACATTCTCTTCCAGTTTGAGCTCCAATTCCCTAATTATTCCTTCCCCTTCGGACAATAAAGCTTTGGTGTGAGCGTCAGAGGTTTCCACATTCTCTGCCAGTTTGTGCTCCAATTCCTGAATTCTTCCTTCACTCTCACACAATAAAGTCTTTGTGTGAGCCTCTGCCTCAGAGGACTTCATAACCTCTGCCAGTTTGACCTCCAATTCCTGAATTCTTACTTCCCTTTCAGACAATAAAGCCTTCATGCGGGCCTCTGAGGTTTCCACCTTCTCTGCCAGTTTGAGCTCCAATTCCTGAATTCTTCCTTCCCTTTCAGACAATAAAGCCTTGGTGTGAGGCTCGGAGGTTTCCACCTTCTCTGCCAGTTTGAGCTCCAAATCCCGAACTTTTTTTTCGCTTGCAAACAACAAAGCCTTTGTGTGAGCCTCTGCTTCAGAGGACTTCAAATTCTCTGCCAGTTTGACCTCCAATTCCCGaattctttttttactttcGGCTAACAAGGCCTTTGTCTGAGCCTCGGAGACTTTTGCATTATCTGCTTTGAGCTCCAATTCACGAATTCGTTCTGCGCCTTGAGACAGCAAAGTCTGTGTGTGAGCCTCGGAGGTTTTCGCATTCTTTGCCAGTTTGAGCTCCACATCTTTGGCCTTTCCAAGTTCAAGTTTCAAAGACTCAATATTCTCCTCTTTACTCTTCAAATCTTGCCTTGCATCAGACAATAAATCCTTCACCGAATTCAATTCTGAATGCACCCCAGCTCCCTCCTGAGTTGACAATTCTTCACTAAGCCTCATGTTGGCCGCATCTGCCAcctttttcatctctctctgtTCATCAACTGCTCGATCTGTTTGTACCTCCTTTGTCTGCAATTGCTCCTTCAGCTCCTCTTCAGGTTGCTCCATTATTTGTTGCTGCATCTCCGAAGCTCCAGCGATCTGTTTCTACCATGAACACACAAAACACCCATcaccaaacaaattaaaatccaaAGCAAGAAAAccatcaaagaaaaatataaaaaattggcATGGTCAATCCAATCCCTTAGAATCCTTTAAAACAGTTATGAACATGGATATTGACTTTGAAAAAAGTTCCATACGAATAAAAACCCTGTTCTCAATCAAAGCAAAAACAATGAAACGGGATCAATACCACATGCAAATTTGTAGCTTAGAGGGCTTTCTTGAGGACTTTGATGCAGAGCATAGATGGTCTTGAATTTCATATGACCAAAGAAAGCTTCTTTGGTTGAATTTCAAAAGATCCAGATCAGAAAACCAGGAATATTTCACAGATTGAACGTCAAAGGTATGAATTAACGAAAGTTGAGAAAAGCAACGGAACAAtggacaaagaaagaaaaaaagacacaACCCAACAACGTTAAAAGCCTAATGAATGAGAttaacacaaaagaaagaaataattaatacagaaaaaaaaaaaaaagcattggaattttcaaggaaaaagaaaagtaccTTAGCCTTGGTCTGGAGGTGCCATGCTTGATTATGGTGAAGAACGTTGTTGGGACGGGATTTTCTATTTTGGGAAAGTCActaaaatgattttggtggAAAAGTCCGAGGTTGGCGGGTTTTCCACTGAAGGGAACCTATTTGGCGGGTGTTGGAAGGAAGCAATCTAATAAGTGGATTGATTGAATTTGACAAAATTGACATTCCACACATAATATTCCAAGTTTCCAACGGTCCAACCTATGACTGCCTCTGCCTCTGCCTCTGGTCGGCTGCCTGCCATAGTAAGTTCTTGTTTCATTTTGAATCACCATAAATTCAAAAGGGTCTTGCTTATTTTTgctattttatgtttttttttttctttgccaaTTTGACCTGATGAGCTATAtgaaattttctcttttctagTATGTAGAGACGCTTTTGAATTGGGATGGGTTTGGCTTAGTTTTTAATTcctgtgatttttttttttgggcttaaTCTGTAATGGGTTATGTgattcttttctgtttttgataTAAACTTTGATAATTTCTCTCGTGTGGTTTAATCTGACATGAGTTCATGGGTCATTTTCATGTAGatggaggatgatgaagaagaggaaccGTAATCATTCTCTAAACTATGTGGCTAACTATGTGGCTAATGCTTTTCAGTTAGGGGTTTTTTAATATGGTGCTGGGAAAGAACAGGGACATAGAGCCtcttttgttgaaatttgggGTGGCTTTTGCTCGTTAGTTGCTGGATTTCTCTTTTCTCGTCTCTTTTACTAGTACAAGTCTATTTTTTTGCAGCTCCCTTAATTGATACAAGGGAATCTGTTTGGTATTTAAAATCTAATGTGGTGTTTTACTTATATTTTTTGTCATGGGttgtaaaatataatttgGTGCTTTGCTTTTTTTGTCATGGGATGTAACT comes from Prunus dulcis chromosome 6, ALMONDv2, whole genome shotgun sequence and encodes:
- the LOC117629643 gene encoding WEB family protein At5g16730, chloroplastic, whose amino-acid sequence is MQQQIMEQPEEELKEQLQTKEVQTDRAVDEQREMKKVADAANMRLSEELSTQEGAGVHSELNSVKDLLSDARQDLKSKEENIESLKLELGKAKDVELKLAKNAKTSEAHTQTLLSQGAERIRELELKADNAKVSEAQTKALLAESKKRIRELEVKLAENLKSSEAEAHTKALLFASEKKVRDLELKLAEKVETSEPHTKALLSEREGRIQELELKLAEKVETSEARMKALLSEREVRIQELEVKLAEVMKSSEAEAHTKTLLCESEGRIQELEHKLAENVETSDAHTKALLSEGEGIIRELELKLEENVETSEADMKALLSESDERIRELEMEIEKRKQSEARILDSLITQTNQLEQTKVFLEEAKFEIASIKNKLEKGEDESAQNSQDRSTSHYHDHLENNLSKEEELESLKSEIQLTKESLVDAQKKEQLASSKAHKLLEEMGVLKRELKLTAEAEENGKKAMDDLAFALKEVATEANQLKDKLCVTQAELEHSRSQEECLNTMLKSSEESYKALLNEAKKEAERYKNTAARLKIEHEESVLAWSGKETGFVDCIRRAEEDRYAAQQENFRLHELLLETDNRAMVSKEENSKLRDILKQALNEANVAKGATAIAQAENSQLKDTLTEKGDALNFLTRENENYRVNEIAAHENIKELKRLLIESSKKEEKEKSPSKEKDGKKEEKEKTPSKDKESKKEAKEKLSSKEVKKEVKEKKPLKELKKEDAGKEKPPMSGDAKKEDKEKTSSKEDKEAAASQNGGLFGKVFSFNLKELKISNTHEEVDDDDHEIEIDEALKGSIFEVDSPGSATHHRRNSSFTFTDDGETLHSDDYDHLDGTQAENSRKKKALLRRFGDLIKRSTTYTKKEPSPSPDTKKEPSPSQDAKEETSPTKKEASPE